A section of the Pseudomonas fluorescens genome encodes:
- a CDS encoding SDR family oxidoreductase, protein MDKVVIITGASRGIGAATALLLARQGYRICINFQSDEEAALRVLEQVRALGAQAIAVRADVSIEDEVISLFNRVDAELGRVTALVNNAGTVGHKSRVDEMSEFRILKILKTNVLGPILCAKHALLRMSPKHGGQGGSIVNVSSVAARLGSPGEYVDYAASKGALDTFTVGLSKEVAGEGIRVNAVRPGYIFTDFHALSGDPDRVSKLESGIPMARGGRPDEVAEAIVWLLSDKASYSTGTFVDLGGGR, encoded by the coding sequence ATGGACAAAGTCGTCATCATCACTGGCGCAAGTCGAGGGATCGGGGCCGCCACGGCCTTGCTGCTGGCCCGGCAGGGCTATCGCATTTGCATCAACTTCCAGTCCGATGAAGAAGCCGCGCTGCGTGTGCTGGAACAGGTACGTGCGCTGGGTGCGCAGGCCATTGCGGTGCGCGCCGATGTGAGTATCGAAGATGAAGTGATCAGCCTGTTCAACCGCGTCGACGCTGAACTGGGCCGTGTGACCGCGCTGGTCAACAATGCCGGGACCGTCGGGCATAAGTCGCGGGTCGATGAGATGTCCGAGTTTCGAATCCTGAAAATCCTCAAGACCAATGTGCTGGGCCCGATCCTGTGTGCCAAGCATGCGCTGCTGCGCATGTCGCCCAAGCATGGCGGGCAGGGTGGGAGCATTGTCAACGTTTCATCGGTGGCCGCACGCCTGGGCTCGCCCGGCGAGTATGTGGACTACGCGGCGTCCAAGGGCGCACTGGATACCTTCACCGTTGGCTTATCCAAGGAAGTGGCGGGTGAGGGGATTCGTGTCAACGCAGTGCGCCCTGGATATATCTTCACCGACTTTCACGCCTTGAGCGGCGACCCTGACCGGGTCAGCAAACTGGAATCGGGGATTCCCATGGCCCGTGGCGGGCGCCCGGATGAAGTGGCGGAGGCAATTGTGTGGCTGCTGTCAGACAAGGCATCGTATTCCACCGGGACCTTCGTCGATCTGGGAGGCGGCCGATAA
- a CDS encoding putative bifunctional diguanylate cyclase/phosphodiesterase — protein MLTGSYSPALVLISLFVAILASYTALDMTGRIATAKGRAAQLWMIGGALAMGIGVWSMHFIGMLAFRLPITLGYDVGITALSLLIAILSSGFALWLVNQPRLPAWQLGFGALVMGAGISAMHYTGMAAMRMMPGIDYDPTLFGASLLIAVGASAAALWIAFSLRRNTPYVRLARGGAAVVMGVAIVGMHYTGMAAARFADGSFCGASVDGLSGSGLDNLVLVTTLAVLAIALLTSLLDARLEARTAVLADSLTLANQELTHLALHDTLTGLPNRTLLADRIQQATQLVAEQGGCFALMFIDLDGFKPVNDAFGHHMGDQLLREVGLRLREDLRSQDTLARIGGDEFVLLVQLGQPDDALRLAERQVGLINKSFRVAEHDLNISASVGIALFPGNGATPQELLMNADAAMYHAKSMGKNGYSFFDVSMNTNARKQLQLLQDLRNAVEQQQLRLYYQPKFDAISGRAIGAEALLRWEHPQHGLLLPDKFIELAEKTGVIIAIGDWVLNEACRQMQVWFSQGYRDWRIAVNLSALQFCHAGLVTSVANALQRHQLPANSLTLEITETTAMSDADASMTVLQKLSEMGVDLSIDDFGTGYSSLMYLKRLPANELKIDRGFVRDLEHDSDDAAIVSAIVALGQALGLRIVAEGVETDVQQDFLTRLGCDSLQGYHLGLPLPPDTFMSAILAKEQRA, from the coding sequence ATGCTTACCGGCAGTTATTCCCCCGCACTGGTCCTGATCTCGCTGTTCGTGGCGATCCTTGCATCCTATACCGCCCTGGATATGACCGGACGCATCGCCACAGCCAAAGGCCGGGCCGCGCAGCTATGGATGATCGGTGGGGCGTTGGCCATGGGCATTGGCGTGTGGTCGATGCATTTTATCGGGATGTTGGCGTTTCGCCTGCCCATCACCCTGGGGTATGACGTTGGCATAACGGCGCTGTCGTTGTTGATCGCCATTCTGTCCAGCGGGTTTGCCCTGTGGCTGGTCAATCAACCGCGCTTGCCCGCCTGGCAACTGGGCTTCGGGGCCCTGGTGATGGGGGCGGGGATCAGTGCCATGCACTACACCGGCATGGCCGCCATGCGCATGATGCCGGGCATCGACTACGACCCCACCTTATTTGGCGCCTCGCTGCTGATCGCGGTCGGTGCCTCCGCCGCTGCGTTGTGGATCGCCTTCAGCCTGCGGCGCAATACGCCGTATGTACGCCTGGCCCGCGGTGGCGCGGCGGTGGTGATGGGCGTGGCTATCGTCGGCATGCATTACACCGGCATGGCGGCGGCACGTTTTGCCGATGGCAGTTTTTGTGGGGCCTCGGTGGATGGCCTGAGCGGCAGCGGGCTGGACAATCTGGTGTTGGTGACCACCCTGGCGGTATTGGCCATTGCCCTGTTGACCTCGTTGCTCGACGCACGGCTGGAAGCCCGCACGGCAGTGCTTGCCGACTCCCTGACCTTGGCGAACCAGGAACTCACCCACCTGGCGCTGCACGACACCCTGACCGGTCTGCCAAACCGCACGTTGCTGGCCGATCGTATCCAGCAGGCCACACAATTGGTCGCCGAACAGGGGGGCTGTTTTGCCCTGATGTTTATCGACCTGGATGGCTTCAAACCGGTCAATGATGCATTTGGCCATCATATGGGCGACCAGTTACTGCGCGAAGTAGGCTTGCGCCTGCGTGAAGACCTGCGCAGCCAGGACACCCTGGCCAGGATCGGCGGCGATGAGTTCGTGTTGCTGGTGCAGTTGGGCCAACCTGATGACGCACTGCGCCTGGCCGAGCGCCAGGTGGGGCTGATCAATAAGTCGTTCCGGGTGGCCGAGCATGACTTGAATATCTCGGCCAGCGTTGGCATTGCCCTGTTCCCCGGTAACGGTGCAACGCCCCAGGAACTGCTGATGAATGCCGATGCGGCGATGTATCACGCCAAGAGCATGGGCAAGAACGGCTATAGCTTTTTCGATGTGTCGATGAACACCAACGCACGCAAGCAACTGCAGTTGTTGCAGGATCTGCGCAATGCGGTAGAGCAACAGCAGTTGCGCCTGTACTACCAGCCCAAGTTCGACGCGATCAGCGGTCGTGCCATCGGTGCCGAGGCGCTGTTGCGTTGGGAGCATCCACAACACGGTCTGTTGCTGCCCGACAAGTTTATCGAGCTGGCAGAAAAGACCGGGGTGATCATTGCCATTGGCGATTGGGTGCTCAACGAAGCGTGCCGGCAAATGCAGGTGTGGTTCTCCCAGGGTTATCGTGACTGGCGCATTGCCGTCAACCTGTCAGCCCTGCAGTTCTGCCATGCCGGACTGGTCACCAGCGTCGCCAACGCCCTGCAACGCCACCAGTTGCCGGCCAACAGCCTGACCCTGGAAATCACCGAAACCACTGCCATGAGCGATGCCGATGCAAGTATGACGGTGCTGCAGAAACTCTCGGAAATGGGCGTTGACCTGTCTATCGACGACTTTGGCACTGGCTATTCCAGCCTGATGTACCTCAAGCGCCTGCCGGCCAACGAGCTGAAAATCGACCGCGGTTTTGTGCGAGACCTGGAGCATGACAGTGACGATGCCGCCATCGTCTCGGCCATTGTCGCCCTTGGCCAGGCCCTCGGCCTGCGCATCGTGGCCGAAGGGGTCGAGACCGATGTGCAGCAGGATTTCCTCACGCGCCTGGGCTGTGACTCGCTGCAAGGCTACCACCTGGGCCTCCCGCTGCCGCCGGATACCTTTATGAGCGCGATCCTGGCCAAGGAACAACGGGCATAA
- the mapR gene encoding GntR family transcriptional regulator MpaR (MapR regulates genes involved in Pseudomonas quinolone signal (PQS) production and anthranilate metabolism), whose translation MKRYEKFADDIAELIRSGVLGPGQRVPSVRYASQTYGVSPSTVFQAYYLLERRGLIRARPRSGYFVNTHAPSPFSEPAVSAHVHESTEVDVSELVFSVLDSIKDPQTVPFGSAFPSPTLFPLQRLARSLASASREMDPRMVVTDMSPGNPQLRRQIALRYMVGGLMLPMEELLITNGALEALNLCLQAVTEPGDLVAIEAPAFYACLQVLERLKLKAVEIPVHPRDGIDLKVLAQTLERYPIKACWCMTSFQNPMGATMPEAKKQELVELLRGHQVPLIEDDVYAELYYGQQAPKPAKAFDTEGLVMHCGSFAKSLAPGYRVGWVAAGRYAQKIERLKLMTSLCASMPAQAAIADYLQHGGYDRHLRKLRYALEEQQSAMLAAIARYFPAQTRVSQPAGGYFLWLELPEQTDSLKLFQMALAQGISIAPGPIFSPTQRFRNCIRLNYGSPWDEAAEKAMETLGRIVRSF comes from the coding sequence ATGAAACGCTACGAGAAATTTGCCGACGACATCGCTGAACTGATCCGCTCCGGCGTCCTCGGACCGGGCCAGCGCGTGCCATCGGTGCGCTATGCCAGCCAGACCTATGGCGTCAGCCCGTCCACAGTGTTCCAGGCCTACTACCTGCTGGAGCGCCGCGGCCTGATCCGGGCCCGGCCGCGCTCGGGGTACTTCGTCAATACCCATGCCCCCAGCCCGTTTTCGGAACCGGCGGTCAGCGCCCATGTGCACGAATCCACCGAGGTGGATGTCAGTGAGCTGGTGTTTTCGGTGCTCGATTCGATCAAGGACCCGCAGACCGTGCCCTTTGGCTCGGCCTTCCCCAGCCCCACTCTATTTCCCCTGCAACGCCTGGCCCGCTCCCTGGCCAGTGCCAGCCGCGAGATGGACCCGCGCATGGTGGTCACGGACATGTCGCCGGGCAACCCGCAACTGCGCCGGCAAATCGCCCTGCGCTATATGGTCGGCGGCCTGATGCTGCCGATGGAAGAGTTGCTGATCACCAACGGTGCCCTCGAAGCGCTGAACCTGTGCCTGCAGGCGGTAACCGAGCCTGGCGATCTGGTGGCCATCGAGGCTCCGGCGTTTTATGCCTGCCTGCAAGTGCTGGAGCGCCTGAAACTCAAGGCCGTGGAAATTCCGGTGCATCCGCGCGATGGCATTGACCTGAAGGTGCTGGCCCAGACGCTGGAGCGTTACCCGATCAAGGCCTGCTGGTGCATGACCAGCTTCCAGAACCCCATGGGCGCAACCATGCCCGAGGCCAAGAAGCAGGAGTTGGTCGAGTTGTTGCGCGGGCATCAGGTGCCGCTGATCGAAGACGATGTGTACGCCGAGCTGTATTACGGCCAACAGGCGCCCAAGCCGGCGAAAGCTTTCGACACCGAAGGCCTGGTGATGCACTGCGGCTCCTTTGCCAAGAGCCTGGCCCCCGGCTACCGCGTCGGCTGGGTCGCAGCAGGCCGTTATGCACAAAAGATCGAACGCCTGAAACTGATGACTTCGCTCTGCGCCTCGATGCCGGCCCAGGCGGCGATTGCCGACTATTTGCAACACGGCGGCTATGACCGCCACCTGCGAAAATTGCGCTATGCCCTGGAAGAGCAGCAAAGTGCGATGCTCGCAGCCATCGCCCGGTACTTTCCGGCACAAACCCGGGTCAGCCAACCCGCCGGTGGCTACTTCCTGTGGCTGGAGCTGCCGGAACAGACCGATTCGTTGAAGCTGTTCCAGATGGCACTGGCCCAGGGCATCAGCATCGCGCCGGGGCCGATTTTTTCACCGACCCAGCGTTTTCGTAACTGTATCCGCCTGAACTACGGTAGCCCCTGGGATGAGGCGGCGGAAAAGGCAATGGAGACGCTGGGGCGGATCGTGCGTTCGTTTTGA
- a CDS encoding efflux transporter outer membrane subunit, with amino-acid sequence MLLSACAIGPDYQRPQVAEPAQYKEAQGWRQAAPSDALARGAWWELYGDPQLNSLVDKLNNANQTVAQAEARYRQAQATARSSRGAFFPTVDLSASKTRASQGTGSSNASLSSSSSGIRDTLNTQLGVSWEADIWGKLRRGLEASNASEQASAADLAAMRLSQQSELVQNYLQLRVMDEQTRLLQATVETYQRSLKMTENQYRAGVSGKDAVAQAQTQLKSTQASLIDLIWQRAQLENAIAVLIGEPAATFNLAVSKDIPVLPQIPAELPSQLLERRPDIASAERAVIAANANIGVAKTAYYPDLTLSLAGGYSSSTYADWISLPNRFWSVGPRLAMTLFDGGQRSAEVDRAEASYDETVARYRQTVLDGLREVENYMVQLKVLEEEAGVSNEALESARESLRLTENQYKAGLIAYLDVVNVQATALSNERTVLTLLQTRLVASVQLIAALGGGWDGQMQPDENP; translated from the coding sequence ATGCTGCTCAGCGCCTGCGCCATCGGCCCCGATTATCAGCGCCCGCAAGTCGCTGAGCCGGCGCAGTACAAAGAGGCCCAGGGCTGGCGCCAGGCGGCGCCCAGCGATGCCCTGGCCCGTGGCGCCTGGTGGGAGTTGTATGGCGACCCGCAACTCAACAGCCTGGTGGACAAGCTCAATAACGCCAACCAGACCGTGGCCCAGGCCGAAGCCCGCTACCGCCAGGCCCAGGCCACCGCGCGCAGCTCCCGGGGGGCGTTCTTTCCGACCGTCGACCTGAGCGCGAGCAAAACCCGCGCCAGCCAGGGCACCGGCAGCAGCAATGCGAGCTTGAGCAGCTCCAGCAGCGGTATCCGCGACACCCTCAACACCCAGCTGGGGGTCAGTTGGGAAGCTGATATCTGGGGCAAGTTGCGTCGCGGCCTGGAAGCCAGCAATGCCAGTGAGCAGGCCAGCGCCGCCGACCTGGCCGCCATGCGCTTGAGCCAACAGTCGGAGTTGGTGCAGAACTACCTGCAATTGCGAGTCATGGACGAACAGACGCGCTTGTTGCAAGCCACTGTCGAGACGTACCAGCGTTCGCTGAAAATGACCGAAAACCAGTACCGCGCAGGTGTCTCGGGCAAAGATGCAGTGGCTCAGGCCCAGACCCAGCTCAAAAGCACCCAGGCCAGCCTGATCGATCTGATCTGGCAGCGCGCGCAGCTGGAAAATGCCATTGCAGTGCTGATCGGCGAACCTGCGGCCACCTTCAACCTGGCGGTGAGCAAAGACATTCCCGTCTTGCCGCAGATTCCCGCCGAGCTGCCATCGCAACTGCTGGAGCGCCGCCCGGACATCGCCTCGGCAGAGCGTGCGGTGATCGCGGCCAACGCCAATATCGGCGTGGCGAAAACCGCCTACTATCCTGACCTGACCCTGAGCCTGGCGGGTGGTTATTCCAGCAGTACCTATGCCGACTGGATCAGCTTGCCGAACCGTTTCTGGTCGGTGGGGCCAAGACTGGCCATGACGTTGTTCGATGGTGGCCAGCGCTCGGCGGAAGTTGACCGCGCTGAAGCGTCCTACGACGAAACCGTGGCCAGGTATCGCCAGACCGTCCTCGACGGTTTGCGCGAGGTAGAAAACTACATGGTCCAGCTCAAGGTCCTGGAAGAGGAGGCGGGTGTGAGCAACGAGGCGCTGGAGTCCGCCCGTGAATCCTTGCGCCTGACCGAGAACCAGTACAAGGCGGGCCTGATTGCCTATCTGGATGTGGTGAACGTCCAGGCAACGGCCCTGAGCAACGAACGGACCGTACTGACCCTGCTGCAAACCCGGCTGGTCGCCAGCGTGCAATTGATCGCCGCATTGGGTGGCGGCTGGGACGGCCAGATGCAGCCTGACGAAAACCCCTGA
- a CDS encoding efflux RND transporter permease subunit — protein sequence MNLSGPFIRRPVATMLLSLAIMLLGGVSFNLLPVSPLPQIDFPVIVVSASLPGASPEVMASTVATPLERSFGAIAGVTTLSSSSSQGSTRVILAFDSDRDINGAAREVQAAINASRNLLPSGMRSMPTYRKINPSQAPIMVLSLTSDVLPKGQLYDLASTILSQSLSQVQGVGEVQIGGSSLPAVRIELEPKALDQYGVSLDEVRDTIANANVRRPKGSVEDGERNWQIQANDQLEKAKDYEPLLIRYQNGAALRLSDVAKISDGVEDRYNSGFFNNDSAVLLVINRQSGANIIETVKQIKAQLPALQAVLPSSVRLNLAMDRSPVITATLHEAEMTLLIAVALVILVVYLFLGNFRASLIPTLAVPVSLVGTFAIMYLYGFSLNNLSLMALILATGLVVDDAIVVLENISRHIDDGIAPMKAAYLGAKEVGFTLLSMNVSLVAVFLSILFMGGIVTSLFREFSITLAAAIIVSLVVSLTLTPMLCARWLKPHVKGQETGLQRWSQKVNDHMVAGYARSLDWVLRHKRLTLLSLFVTIGVNIALYVVVPKTFMPQQDTGQLIGFVRGDDGLSFSVMQPKMEIFRKAVLQDPAVESVAGFIGGSNGTNNAVMLVRLKPIKERKVSAQAVIERLRKNVPLVPGGRLMLMADQDLQFGGGRDQTSSQYSYILQSGDLSALRLWYPKVVAALRELPELTAIDAREGRGAQQVTLIVDRDQAKRLGVDMNMVTSVLNNAYSQRQISTIYDSLNQYRVVMEVNPKYAQDPITLNQVQVITAAGARIPLSTIAHYENSLADDRVSHEGQFASEDIAFDMAPGVTVEQGTAAIERAIAKVGLPEDVIAKMAGTADAFAATQKSQPFMILGALVAVYLVLGILYESYIHPLTILSTLPSAGVGALLSIYVLGGEFSLISLLGLFLLIGVVKKNAILMIDLALQLERKEGMQPLESIRSACLLRLRPILMTTLAAILGALPLLLSTAEGAEMRQPLGLTIIGGLVFSQILTLYTTPVVYLYLDRLRHRFNGWRGVRTDAALDTPL from the coding sequence ATGAACCTGTCCGGACCTTTCATTCGCCGGCCGGTAGCCACCATGCTGTTGAGCCTGGCGATCATGTTGTTGGGCGGTGTCAGTTTCAACCTGTTGCCGGTGTCGCCGTTGCCGCAGATCGACTTCCCGGTGATCGTGGTTTCCGCCAGCCTGCCTGGCGCCAGCCCGGAAGTGATGGCCTCCACCGTGGCCACGCCCCTGGAGCGCTCCTTCGGCGCGATTGCCGGGGTCACCACCCTGAGCAGTTCGTCGAGCCAGGGCTCGACCCGGGTGATCCTGGCCTTCGATTCCGACCGCGATATCAACGGCGCGGCGCGGGAAGTCCAGGCGGCCATCAACGCTTCGCGCAACCTGTTGCCCAGTGGCATGCGCAGCATGCCCACTTATCGGAAGATCAACCCGTCCCAGGCGCCGATCATGGTGCTGTCGCTGACCTCGGATGTGTTGCCCAAGGGGCAGTTGTATGACCTGGCCTCGACCATCCTCTCCCAAAGCCTGTCCCAGGTGCAGGGGGTAGGCGAAGTGCAGATCGGCGGCAGCTCGCTGCCGGCGGTACGTATCGAACTGGAGCCCAAGGCCCTCGACCAGTACGGCGTATCCCTGGATGAAGTGCGCGACACCATTGCCAATGCCAACGTACGCAGGCCCAAGGGCTCGGTGGAGGATGGCGAGCGCAATTGGCAGATCCAGGCCAATGACCAGTTGGAAAAGGCCAAGGACTACGAGCCGTTGCTGATCCGCTACCAGAATGGGGCGGCTCTGCGCTTGAGTGATGTGGCCAAGATCAGCGACGGTGTCGAAGACCGCTACAACAGCGGTTTCTTTAACAATGACTCGGCGGTGTTGCTGGTAATCAACCGTCAGTCCGGCGCCAACATCATCGAGACCGTCAAGCAGATCAAGGCCCAGTTGCCGGCGTTGCAGGCGGTATTGCCGTCCAGCGTCAGGCTCAACCTGGCCATGGACCGCTCACCGGTGATCACCGCCACCCTGCATGAAGCAGAAATGACCCTGCTGATCGCCGTAGCCCTGGTGATCCTGGTGGTGTACCTGTTCCTCGGCAACTTCCGTGCCTCCCTGATCCCGACCCTGGCGGTGCCGGTGTCACTGGTGGGCACCTTTGCGATCATGTACCTCTATGGGTTTTCATTGAATAACCTGTCGTTGATGGCGCTGATCCTCGCCACCGGCCTGGTGGTGGACGATGCCATCGTGGTGCTGGAGAACATCTCGCGGCATATCGACGACGGGATCGCGCCGATGAAGGCGGCCTACCTGGGGGCCAAGGAGGTCGGCTTCACCCTGTTGTCGATGAACGTGTCGCTGGTGGCGGTGTTCTTGTCGATCCTGTTCATGGGCGGGATTGTCACCAGCCTGTTCCGGGAGTTCTCCATCACCCTGGCGGCGGCGATCATCGTGTCGCTGGTGGTCTCGCTGACGCTGACCCCGATGCTCTGCGCCCGCTGGCTCAAGCCCCATGTCAAAGGGCAGGAGACCGGCTTGCAGCGCTGGAGCCAGAAGGTCAACGACCATATGGTCGCGGGCTATGCCCGTAGTCTCGACTGGGTCCTGCGGCACAAGCGCCTGACCCTGCTCAGCCTGTTCGTGACCATCGGCGTGAATATCGCGCTGTATGTGGTGGTCCCCAAAACCTTTATGCCGCAGCAGGACACCGGGCAACTGATCGGTTTTGTGCGCGGCGACGATGGCCTGTCGTTCAGTGTCATGCAGCCGAAGATGGAGATCTTCCGCAAGGCCGTGTTGCAAGACCCTGCCGTGGAAAGCGTGGCCGGCTTTATCGGCGGCAGCAACGGCACCAACAACGCGGTGATGCTGGTGCGGCTCAAGCCGATCAAGGAACGCAAGGTGTCAGCCCAGGCGGTGATCGAGCGCCTGCGCAAGAACGTGCCGCTGGTGCCCGGTGGCCGCTTGATGCTGATGGCCGACCAGGACCTGCAATTTGGCGGTGGCCGCGACCAGACGTCCTCGCAATACTCCTACATCCTGCAAAGTGGCGACCTGTCTGCCCTGCGCCTGTGGTACCCGAAAGTCGTCGCTGCGCTACGTGAACTGCCGGAGCTGACCGCCATCGACGCCCGCGAAGGCCGGGGCGCACAACAGGTGACGTTGATTGTCGACCGCGACCAGGCCAAGCGCCTGGGCGTGGACATGAACATGGTGACCTCGGTGCTGAACAATGCCTACAGCCAGCGGCAGATTTCCACCATCTATGACAGCCTCAACCAGTATCGGGTGGTGATGGAAGTCAATCCGAAGTACGCCCAGGACCCGATCACCCTCAATCAGGTGCAGGTGATCACCGCCGCTGGTGCGCGGATCCCGCTGTCGACCATCGCCCACTACGAAAACAGCCTGGCCGACGACCGCGTCAGCCATGAAGGGCAGTTCGCCTCCGAAGACATCGCCTTCGATATGGCGCCCGGGGTCACGGTAGAGCAGGGCACGGCCGCCATCGAGCGGGCGATTGCCAAGGTCGGCTTGCCCGAAGACGTGATTGCCAAGATGGCGGGCACCGCCGATGCCTTCGCCGCCACCCAGAAAAGCCAGCCTTTCATGATCCTCGGCGCACTGGTGGCGGTGTACCTGGTGCTGGGGATTCTGTATGAGAGCTATATCCACCCGCTGACCATCCTCTCGACCTTGCCGTCGGCCGGGGTCGGCGCGCTGCTGTCGATCTATGTGCTGGGCGGCGAGTTCAGCCTGATCTCGCTGCTGGGCCTGTTCCTGCTGATCGGCGTGGTGAAGAAAAACGCGATCCTGATGATCGACCTGGCGCTGCAACTGGAGCGCAAGGAAGGCATGCAGCCCCTGGAATCCATACGCAGCGCGTGCCTGCTGCGGTTGCGGCCGATCCTGATGACCACCCTGGCGGCGATCCTGGGCGCCTTGCCCTTGCTGCTCAGCACTGCCGAAGGTGCGGAAATGCGCCAGCCCCTGGGCCTGACGATCATCGGCGGCCTGGTCTTCAGCCAGATCCTGACCCTTTACACCACCCCGGTGGTTTACCTCTATCTCGACCGCCTGCGCCACCGTTTCAACGGTTGGCGCGGGGTGCGTACCGACGCTGCTCTGGACACTCCGCTATGA